The Acidobacteriota bacterium genome includes the window GCGACATGCGCGTGAGGTGAATGATCTCTGGCGGCGAGAGGGCGTGAAGGCGGAAGGAGGGATAGCGCGCCTTCACCGCGCGAAACAGGTCTTCGTACCACTCCAGCGGCAGGTCGGGGTTATGCCCCCCCTGCAGCAGGAGCTGGCCGCCGCCGAGTTCGATCGTCTCGTCGATCTTGCGGAAGATCTCGTCGAACCCGAGCACGTAACCGTCCGACGACCCCACGGGGCGGTAGAACGCGCAGAAGCTGCACCGCGCCACGCACACGTTGGTGTAGTTCACGTTGCGATCGATGATGTAGGTCGCCACGCGCCGGGGGTGCTTGCGCTCGCGGACCACGTCCGCCAGCTCCCCGAGGAGCGGCAGCGGCGCGTGAAGGTACATTTCCACCGACTCGGCCGGCGTCAGCCGTTCGCCGTCGCGGACCTTGGCAGCGGCACGTGCGATGATGCTCGTCATCAATCGAACAATCGCGGTGTTCTGGCCGCGGGAGCAAGACCAAGCGCCGCGGCTTCGCGGTAGTACGTGGCGAGCGCGGCCTGCTCGGACCCGCCGAGCCCGTAGCGCATATTATCCCTCAGATAACGCGTGCCGATCGCGGCGCGGCGGCCGTCTCCTCGGGAATAGTCCGCCGCGATCTCGTCGGTGTGCGCCAGGCCCTCGTCGCGCGCGCGCTGCAGGCGGCGGATGACGGCGGCATCGGCGGCGCCCGGCCGTCCGACCCACATCGCCCACACGAACGGCTGCCCCGTCAGGGCGAGCCACTCCGCCCCGAGGTCGACCTTCAGCACACCCATCGCGTCCTGGTCGAGGAACAGCGCGGGGTCGCCGATGATCAACGCGGCGTCGCACGCGGCGAGCATCCGTTCCGGGTCGGGCGCCATCGGCCGCAGGTCCGGCATGATGCCGAACCGGCGGGCGCACAGAATCTGCAGCAGCGCGACGGAGGTCCGCGAGCTGGTGTCGGCCGCGATCGTGCGCACCCGCTCGACGGGCACCCGCGAAAAGAGCGCAACCGACGCGACCTCTCCCAGAGACGAAATCGACAGGCCAGGCACGATCCGGTAGTCGTCGGCCCGCGCGTATTCGATCGAGGGAATCGTGCCGAGATCGATGGCTCCTTCAGCGAGCAGCGTGGCGCAGCGCGACGGCGCATCGAACCGCAGGTCGAAGAGCGGATCCTCGTGGAGCCGATAGATCAGCGGCCGTACGTTCAGGTAATGGACGGCCCCGAGCCGCGCGCGGGTCATGGCTCGGGAATCGCCTCGAACCGGGCGTCGCGCATCACCGGCGTCCGTGAGGCCGCGCGGATGTTACGCCTCACCTCCTCGATCGTCGCGCGCCGCGGGCCGAGCAGGCTGGCGCCGCCGGATTCTGCCGGCACGCCATCCAGATCGTCCGCCCCGAAGGTCAGCGCGACCTGCGCCAGTTTCGGCCCGTACAGCGACCAGTCAACGGAAATGGAGGCGACCTCCGGCAGGAACAGGCGCGCCACCGCCACGACCTTCACGTCCTCATACCCGGTGGTGGGCGACACCGGATCGATGGCGCGCGGCAGCGGCGCGAACGAGCGCAGCGGTCCGAGCGCACGCACGTGCTCGAACAGGTCGAGCGTGGCCAGCGGCGTGTACGACTGCACGACCCACCGCGCCACGTCCAGCCCCGCCGCGCGCACATCGTCGATGGCGGAGCGATCGAGCCGGCGATCGACGGCGGCCTCGGCGACCAGCGCCGCGCCCGCCGCCTTCATGCGCTTCGCGAACGCGCCTGAAATCTCGTGAAGCGCCCCCGCGCTGACCGGCACGCCGCCGGCACGGGCCGCCACCTCGCGGATGCGCGCAAGCGCCGACTCGGAATCGGGGGCGAGGCCGAGAATGCGAATCTCGCCGGTATCCGGCGCGACGGCGGGCACGGGGCCTTCCGCAGGCACGTCGAGCACGCGGAGGAACGTCACGTTGTCACCGCGCAGCTGCCGCCGCCGGTCGTCGGCCTGCACGCCCACGGCAATCAGGTCCTTCGTCTCGAGCAGCCGCTCCGCGTCGGCTCGCGTCACGCCGGCGATCACTTCGCGCTCCATCCTCTGGCAATCTTCAACCACAACTCCTGCGCGCGCCGGCCGGCGGCCTCGCTCGTGGCGATGCGCTTCGGCCACTCGCGCGTGAAGCCTTCCGACGCCCATTTCCGCGTCGCGTCGATGCCCATCTTCCCGCCGTAGGCCGGAACGTTCGACGCGTTCTCCAGGTCGTCCATCGGCCCGGTCGTGAACTGGATATCGCGGGCCGGATCGACGTGCGTGCCCGCGATCCACGCCACTTCGTGCTCGTCCTGCACGTCGACGTCCTTGTCCACGATGACCACGCACTTGGAGAACATCAGCTGGCCGAGGCCCCAGACCGCGTTCATGATCTTGCGCGCGTGTCCTGGATAGCGCTTGTCGATCGAGATCAGCACGATGTTGTGGAAAATCCCCGCCGCCGGGAAGTGCATGTCCACGATTTCCGGGAGCGTCTTCCTGATGAGCGGCAGGAAAATCCGCTCGCTTGCCTTTCCAAGGTAGTAGTCCTCCATCGGCGGCACGCCTACCACGGTCGTGAGGTAGGTGGGGTTCTTCCGGTGCGTGATGCACGTCAGGTGGAAGACGGGATACTCCTCCGCGAGGGAATAGAAGCCGGTGTGATCGCCGAAGGGCCCCTCGACGCGCCGCTCGCCCGGCTCGACGTATCCCTCGAGAACGATGTGGGCGTTGGCGGGCACCTCGAGGTCCGACGTGACGCACTTCACCAGGTCGACGCGCTCGCGCCGGATGAAGCCGGCGAGCATCAGCTCGTCGAGCCCCTCGGGCATCGGCGCGGTCGCCGAGTACGCGAGCACGGGGTCCGGGCTGAGCGCGACGGCGACATCGAGCCGCCGCCCGAGCCGCTCGGCCACGCGGTGATGCTGCGCGCCGCCCTTGTGCCGCTGCCAATGCATGCCGGTCGTCCGGCCGTCAAAGACCTGCATGCGATACGTGCCGATGTTGCGCATGCCCGTCTCCGGGTCCTTCGTGATGACCAGGGGCAGCGTGATGTAGCGGCCGCCATCCTCCGGCCAGCATTTGAGGATGGGAAGGTCGTCGAGCGTGCCGTCGCGGCGCACCACCTCCTGGCACGGCGCGTCCTTCACGATGCGCGGCATGACGTCCTTGATGCGCGCCAGCATCGGCAGCATCCTGACCGCGTCCAGCAGGCCACCGGGCATCTTCGGCGTGGTCAGCTCGTCGACCTGGTGCGCGAGTTCGTCGAGCGTCTTCACGCCGAGCGCGAGACAGATGCGGCTCATCGATCCGAAGAGATTGACGGCGACGGGCACCTGGAACCCGGCCGGCTGCTCGAACAGCAACGCCGGACCGCCGCCGGGGCTCTTCGACACGCGATCGGCGACGGCGCAGATCTCGAGGTCCGGCGAGACCGGCTCGGTGATGCGGGCCAGCTCGTGGTGCTTGTCGAGTGCGGCGACGAAGTCGTTGATGTCGTTGAACACCGCAGTGAACCCGTTCACATTCCTGCCTGGATCTCGCGCGTGATCTGGTCAGCCAGAACCACCGCGCGGCGGCCGTCCTCGCCAGTCACCATCGGTTGTCGCCGCTCCCGTGCGGCCGCCACGAAATCCGCCAGCTCCAGCGCGAGCGGCTCGTCCTGCGGCACCGGCAGCTTGCCCCCTTCGATCGCGGGCCGCTGGCCGTCGCGCCGCGCCAGCCGATACGCCTCGACTTCTTTCGCGGCGTAATCGATCGAGATGTACGCATCCGGCTGGAAGAACCGGATCTTTCGCACGCGGTCGCGGCTGATCCGGCTGGCGGTGATGTTCGCAATACAGCCGGACTCGAAACGCAGCCGGGCGTTGGCGATGTCCACGCGCGGCGTCAGCACGGGAATGCCGACCGCCTCGATCGACACCACCGGCGAGCGCACGAGGGCGGACACGACGTCGAGGTCATGAATCATCAGGTCGAAGACGACGTCGATGTCCAGCGAGCGCTCCGGGAAGACGCCGAGCCGGTGCACCTCGACGAACCGGGGCGTGGTGACGAGCGGCAGTGACGCCTGGACGGCCGGGTTATATCTCTCCGTGTGGCCGGCGGCCAGCACCGCGCCCCCCTGTTCAGCCGCGGCGACGAGCGCGTCGGCTTCCTCCACGGAGCGCGCAATCGGCTTCTCCACGAGGGTCGCGATGCCACGCTCGAGGAACGGACGGGCCACGTCCAGGTGGCGCTCGGTGGGCACCGCGACGCACACCGCGTCGACGTCGCCTAGCACCGCGCGGGAGTCGGTCAGCGCGCGCGTGCCGTGCTGCGCCGCGACGTCCTTCGCGCGGGCCTCGTTGATGTCCACGACCGCCACGAGCCGCGCGCCGGCCAGCGACGCCAGGATTCGCGCGTGGTGCTTTCCAAGGTGGCCAACGCCAATCACCGCGATGCGGACGTCGCTCACCGCTGCCTCCCGACGATGGCGATGCCCGCCTCGTTGGCCGAGTCGAAGAACGCGTCGCCGTCGAGCACGAGCGTCTTCCCCGCGTCGATGGACAACGCCGAGGCCCCCGCGCGCCGCATGGCCGTCATCGTCAGCAACCCCACAACGGGCACGTCGAATCGCATGTCCTGCCCCGGCTTTGCGACCTTGACGACGCGCACACCGGGCCCGGCGAGGTATCCCGCACGGCCGATCACCTCGTCGGTCCCCTCCATGGCCTCGACCGCCACGACCGCCTTGTGCTTCACGGCGATGGTCTGCCCCACGTCGAGCGCCGCGATGGCATCGGCGATCCGGTAGCCGAACGCGAAATCCCCGCGCTCTTCGTCCGTGGGGGCACGCCGCGTCAGGACCCCCTCGCGCGCCAGCAGCGGCGCGAGGAACGTCGTCGAGTCGATGAGATCGATGCCGTGCTCGCGCATGACGTCGGCGACCGCGGAAATCAGCGCGTCCGTGTTGCGCGCCGTGAGCCGGCGCAGGACGGAGAGCAGCGTGAGGTCCGGAACGATGCCCGAGAAGATCTTCACGTGCTTGACCTGCCCCGCCATGACCGCGCGCGTGACGCCCGCCGTCTTGAGCACGTCGATGGCCTTCCCGAGCTGGCCGAGCGACATCCAATGCACGGCCGACTTGCGCCCGCCGCGTGCCGCCGCCTCGTCGATTTCGGGGAACGTCTCTTCCTTGATGGCCACGACCGTGACGTCGTGGCCCATGCTGCGCGCGCCGTCGAGCACGAGGAACGGGAACCGGCCGTTTCCCGCAATGAGGCCGATGTGCATCAGTCGTCGGCCACCATTTCATCGCGGCGGGTCGGGCGCCGCAGGACCACGCCGCGCTTCGAGCTGCGGATGAAGTCGAGCAGGTAGCGGACCTCGTCGCACTGCAGCTCCGGATCGTGCTCGATCTGGTGGAGCGCCCGGCTGGTGTTCAGCTTCGAGACCATCAGGAGCCGGTACGCGCGCTTGAGCTTTGCCACCACGTCGGGCGGAAACCCGCGGCGGACCAGGCCGATCGTGTTCAGGCCGTAGAGGCGCGCGCGGTTGCCGACCGACTTCGCGAACGGCAGCGCATCCTTCGTCACGATCGACGCGCCGCCGATGAACGCGTGCCGCGCGATCCGGCAGAACTGGTGCACGGCGGAAAACGCGCTGATCGTCGCGAAGTCGTCCACCTCGACGTGGCCGCCAAGCGTGGCGGCATTGCCGAAGATCGTATGGCTGCCCACGTGGCAGTCATGCGCGACGTGCACGTAGGCCATGAAGAAGTTGTGATCGCCGACCGTCGTGACGCCGCCGCCGCCGTGCGTCCCGCGATGGATCGTGACAAACTCGCGGAACACGTTCCGGTCCCCGATCTTGAGGCGCGTCTTCTCGCCGTGGAACTTGAGGTCCTGCGGCACGAGCCCGATCGAGCACATCGGGTAGACCTCGCATTCGTCGCCGATTTCGGTCCAGCCGTCGATCACGCTCGACGCGCCAATCGAGCAGCGGCGCCCGATCCGGACATCCGGGCCGATGATCGCATGCGGCCCGATGACCGAGCCGTCGCCAATCGCGGCGCCCGGGTGGACGATCGCCGTCGGGTGAATCGCCGCCACGTCCTCGGTGACGGTCATCACCAGCTCCGCCTCGGCGACGACATTCTGCTCGACGCTCGCCACCGCCTGCGCGCGGGTCACCGCGCCGCGCCGCCTGCCAAGCGTCACCTCCAGCGTCAGCCGGTCGCCGGGAACCACCTGCCGCCGGAACTTCGCGTTGTCGACGCCACGCAGCCGGGCGCGCAGCGCCGGCCCCCCGCTCTCCTGCATCAGCAGCAGCGTGGCCGCCTGCGCCAGCGTCTCGATCATGAGCACGCCGGGCATCAGCGGCGCCCCCGGAAAATGCCCCTGGAAAAAATCCTCGTTGACGGTGACGTTCTTGACCGCGACGATGCGCCGGCCCGCCTCGTACTCCACCACGTCGTCGACGAGCAGCGAAGGATAGCGGTAGTGGAGGCGATCGAGAATCTGGGGGATGGACGAGGGCACGAAAGAGAACTGTATCAAGAATTTGAGGATTTGAGGATTTGAGGATTTCGAATCCTCAAATGTCAAATCCTCAAATTCGTCCCGCTCTACTGCTTGGGGGCGGCGGTCGCCCTCGTGTCGAGGCGCTTGATGACTTCCTGCGTCAGGTCGAGCCCCGGGTTGGCGTAGATGAAGCCGGCATCGCCCGCGCTGAAGATGAAGTGGAGCCCGCGCTCCTCGCCGATCTGGTTCAGGATCGGCACCAGCTTCTGCCGGAACTGCTCCTGCAGGTCTGCCGTGAGGTCCTGGACTTCCGCCTGCGCGTTCTGCTGCGCGAACTGGATTTCACGCTGCTGGCGCTCGATATCCTTTTCGAGCTGGGCGCGCGCCTGGTCGTTCAGGACGGTGCCGCCCGACGTGAGCTTCTGCTGCGCCGCCTGGAGCGACTTGTTCTTCTCCTGCAGCTCCACCTGCTTCTTCGACTGCAGCTCCTGGATCCTCGCCGAGGCCGCCTTGCCCTCCGTGGAGTTCTGCGCGATGAGCGGCAGCTGCACGTACGCGATCTTCGCCCCCTCGGGGAAGGGGCGCGGCGGCTGCGGCTGCGCCGCGGGCGGCTGCTGGGCGGGGGCGGGCTGCGCGGGGGCCTGGGTGGCAGGGGCGGCCGGCTTTGGCGCGGGCTGCTGCCCGGCAGCCTGCGCAAACACAGGTGCGGCACCGAGCATGACGGCCAGCACCGCGGGAATCATTACGCCTCTCATACTGTCGTCGTCCTCTCCAAGTAAGTGTCTAGAAGGTCGAACCCACCGCGAACCGGAAGTTGAACTTCTGCTGCGGCCGGAAGCTGTTGTCCAGCACGCCTTCGCGCTGCGGATTGTAGGCGAAGATCAGCCGGAATGGCACGTTCAACACCGGCATGAAGAACCGGACTTCGGCCCCCGTCGACGTCCGGAAATCGCGCATCGCGAACTTGCGCCCTGCATCCTGCACCTGGCCGGCGTCGTAATACAGCACGAGCCGCACAGGCCCGGCAATCGAAATCAGGTACTCCGCATTGAACAGCAGGCTCTTGTTGCCGCCGATGACGATGGCCGTCTCGGGGTCGCGCGGCCCGCTGGTCCGGATGTCGAAGCCGCGCACGCTGTATTCGCCGCCGAGGAACAACACGGCGCGATGTACTGCGCCTGCGCCCGGAGGCCAATCGAAACGCGGCGCGACTGCGGGATGTACCAGACGCCTTCGACCGTCGGGCTGTAGAAGTTCGTGTCGCCGCCGATGCCCGCGTAGTCGATCGACGCGGTATAACGACGCCCGGCGGTGGGGAAAATCGGGTTGTCCACCGTGTTGTGGACCACGCTCGGCGTGATCTTGCTGATCGTCCGCCGCCCTCCCTGGCCGAGCAGGAGCGAATCGGCCAGGAACGGGTTGCGCGCCTGGACCTCCGGATCGAGGTACGCGTCGTTCAGCTCCTTCACCTTCGTCCGCTCGTAGCTGTAGTTCACGAACATGCGCGTGAAATCGCGCAGCGGGAAGCCGAAGACGAAATTGCCGCCCGCCGAGGCCTGCGTGAACAGCCCGATGTACCGGATTTCCCGGATGAAGGTGTCGATGCCCGCGGTGATCGGCCGGTCGAACAGGAACGGCTCGGTGAATGCGATCTGGTAGTTCTTCGCCCGGACCCCCTGCTGCGCCGAGAGCGTGAACGTCTCGCCGCGGCCGAGGAAGTTCGACGTCTGGAACGACAGCTGGCCGAAGAAGCCCTCGAACTGCGACACGCCCGCGCCGAACGTGAGCTGGTTGCGGTTCTGCTCCTCGAACTTCAGCGTGACGTCGACCTTGTTCTCTTCGCTGGGCGATTTCTGGACGTTGATGGAATCGTTGCCCTCGAGCGGCTTGAAGTACCCGAGCTGGTTGAGGCGCTTGATGCTGAACTTCAACGCCTCGGTGTTGAACACGCCGGCCTCGAACAGCCGCATCTCGCGGCGGATGACGTTGTCGCGCGTGGTCGTATTGCCGACGAAGATGATCCGGTTGACGAAGTACTGCTTGCCGGGCTGCATCCTCATCGTCACGTCGACGATGGGCGCGCCTTTGACCTGCTGCCCTTCGCGCGGGCTCAGGTCCGGGAAGCCGGTGAATTCCATGTACCCGCCGGAGCCGAAGATCTCCTGCGATTTCTGCAGCCCCTTGCGGATGTCCTTCTCGTTGTACCAGTCGCCCGCCTTGACCTTGAACAGCGGCCGCAGCGCCTCGTCCTTGACGACGGTCTGCCCCTCGAACTTGAAGTCGCCGACGCGATACCGCTGCCCCTCGGTCACCGGAATGCGGAGTTGGATCCAGCGCGACTTCTTGTCGGTGGAGTCCTCGAGGACCTTCAGCTCGGGATTCCCGACGCGGGCACCGATGTAGCCTCTCTCGCGGTAGTACTCCGTGACCTTCTCCGCGTCCTCGGCGAACTTGTCTTCCTTGTAGGTGCCCCCGCCGGTGATGAACGAGAAGAAGCCCCTGGCTTTGTTCTCCTTCATCTTGCCCGCGAGCTTGCCGTCCGAGATCGCCTGGTTCCCCACGAACTCGACGTCGCGGATCTTCACCTTCGGTCCCTCGTCGATGGTGAAGGTGAGGTGCACCAGCTTGGGGCCGCCCGCGATCGGCTTGATCTCGGGGGTGACGGTTGCGTAGAGATAGCCCTTCTCCGCGTACAGCTCGTGGACCGTGTTGCGGACGCGCTGCACGAGACCCGGATCGATGAACGAGTCCATCCGGATCTGCGAGTTCTTCTCCCGGAGCTTCTCTTCGATCTTCGCTTGCTCGACCCGCTTCGAGCCCACGTAGTCGACGATCTTCACGCGCTGGCGCTCTTCGAGGTCGAAGATGATGTGCTTCCCGATGACGCCGTTCGGATACGGGGCGTCCTTCACGTCGATCGTGAGGTCATCGAGGAAATTCGTCGCCCACAACCGCTTGAAATCCTCGAGCACCACCTGCTCGCTGTACGGCACCCATCGGCCGAACTGCGCCGAGCTCGGCTTGGTCTGGATGTAATAGAGGTAGGTCTCCGGATCAATCGCGAGCGCGTCGTTCTGCTTGGTGGACTTGATTTCGACAAAGCGGACGACGGGCGGCGACCCGGCGGGCGGCAGGGCCGCAGACGGCGTCTGCGCCGGCAGTTGCGGAACAGGGGCCTGCCCCGCCGAAGCCGGCGAAGTCTGCTGGCCGGCGAAGGCGGACGTCGTGATCCCGACAGCAATCAACACGCCCGCCAGCGGGCGGGTACACGCTTGTAGCACCATAGTGAAGGGACGCGAAACAGCTAGTCTACTGGACTTTAGACGTTCGTGGCCAGTAGCCGGCCGGAGCCGGTCTGCCCGGCGGCGCGCCAGGCGAGCTGCCCGCCATCGAGATAAACCTCGATCGTGCCTTCCTTTAGCTGCCCCCTGATGAGCTCCTCGGAGAGCGGGTCTTCGACATGACGCTGGATCGCCCGCCGCAGCGGACGCGCGCCGTACGAGCGGTCCTTGCACGTCACGTCGATGATCCAGTCGACCACATCCGGCGTCAGCGCCACCTGCAGGCGGCGATCGGTGAGGTTCAGGTTCAACTGGTCCACGAGCAGCCGCGTGATCAGCCGCAGGTCGTCATCCGACAGCGGATCGAACACGATGATCTCGTCGATGCGGTTGATGAACTCGGGGTTGAAGGTGCGCTTCACCTCGCCGAGCACCATGTCCGACACGCTCTTGTTGATCTCGCGCTGATCGCTCGACGCGAATCCCATCGACGCCTTCTTCTGGATGAAGCGCGCGCCGATGTTCGACGTCATGATGATGATCGTGTTCTTGAAGTTCACCCGGTTGCCGAGGCCGTCCGTCAGGTGGCCGTCCTCGAAGACCTGCAGCAAAATATTGAACAGGTCCGGGTGCGCCTTCTCGATTTCATCGAGCAGCACCACGCAGTAGGGCTTCCTCTTCACCTTCTCGGTCAGCTGCCCGCCCTCTTCGTGGCCGACGTACCCCGGAGGGGAGCCAATCAGCTTGGACACGGAGTGCTTCTCCATGTACTCGGACATGTCGAAGCGAATCAGCGCGCTGTCGCTGCCGAACAGGAAGTTGGCGAGCGCGCGCGCCAGCTCGGTCTTGCCGACACCGGTCGGCCCGAGAAACACGAAGCTGCCGACCGGGCGCGTGGGCGCCTTCAGCCCGGCGCGCGAGCGGCGGATCGCCCGCGAGAGCGCGGAGATGGCGCGCTCCTGGCTGATGACGCGGCGGTGCAGCTCCCCTTCCATGCGGAGCAGCTTCTCGCTCTCATCCTGGTTGAGCGACGCGACGGGGACGCCCGTCCACTTCGCCACCACTTCGTCGATGTCACCCTTGCCGACGACGACGCGGCGCGAGCTGGTTTTCACGTCGAACTTCTCGCGGACGAACTGCAGGCTCTCGCGCGCGACGGCCTCCTGCTCGCGGAACGCTTCCGCCTTCTGGTAGTCCTTCGCCGCGACCGCGGTCTCCATCTGCTCGACGGCCACGCGGATCGACTTGTTGATCTCGCCTAACTCCTCGCTGTAGCCCGCCTCGCGCAGCTTCGCCCGCGCGCCCGCCTCGTCCACCAGGTCGATTACACCGCGGCTTCGATCGCCTCGTGCGTGTATTCGACGTGGTGGAACTGCTCGTAGCGGTCCTTCACGCCCATCAGCACCTGGATCGTGTCCTTCTCCGACGGCGGGTCCACCTTGATCGCCTGGAAGCGGCGCTCGAGCGAGCGGTCCTTCTCGATGTACTTGCGGTACTCGGCCGGCGTCGTCGCGCCGATGCAGCGGATCTCGCCGCGCGAGAGCGCAGGCTTCAGGATGTTGGCGGCGTCGAGCGAGCCTTCCGCGGAGCCGGCGCCCACCAGCGTGTGCAGCTCGTCGATGAACACGATGATGTTCGGGTTCTCGATGAGCTCCTTCATGATCGCCTTGAGGCGCTCTTCGAACTGGCCGCGATACTTCGTCCCGGCGACGATGAGCGAGATGTCCAGCGCGAGGATGCGCTTGTCCGCCAGGAAGTGCGGCACGTCGCCGCAGACGATCTTCTGCGCCAGCCCTTCGACGATGGCGGTCTTGCCGACGCCCGGCTCGCC containing:
- a CDS encoding OmpH family outer membrane protein, with the translated sequence MIPAVLAVMLGAAPVFAQAAGQQPAPKPAAPATQAPAQPAPAQQPPAAQPQPPRPFPEGAKIAYVQLPLIAQNSTEGKAASARIQELQSKKQVELQEKNKSLQAAQQKLTSGGTVLNDQARAQLEKDIERQQREIQFAQQNAQAEVQDLTADLQEQFRQKLVPILNQIGEERGLHFIFSAGDAGFIYANPGLDLTQEVIKRLDTRATAAPKQ
- the lpxA gene encoding acyl-ACP--UDP-N-acetylglucosamine O-acyltransferase; this encodes MLDRLHYRYPSLLVDDVVEYEAGRRIVAVKNVTVNEDFFQGHFPGAPLMPGVLMIETLAQAATLLLMQESGGPALRARLRGVDNAKFRRQVVPGDRLTLEVTLGRRRGAVTRAQAVASVEQNVVAEAELVMTVTEDVAAIHPTAIVHPGAAIGDGSVIGPHAIIGPDVRIGRRCSIGASSVIDGWTEIGDECEVYPMCSIGLVPQDLKFHGEKTRLKIGDRNVFREFVTIHRGTHGGGGVTTVGDHNFFMAYVHVAHDCHVGSHTIFGNAATLGGHVEVDDFATISAFSAVHQFCRIARHAFIGGASIVTKDALPFAKSVGNRARLYGLNTIGLVRRGFPPDVVAKLKRAYRLLMVSKLNTSRALHQIEHDPELQCDEVRYLLDFIRSSKRGVVLRRPTRRDEMVADD
- a CDS encoding menaquinone biosynthesis protein gives rise to the protein MTRARLGAVHYLNVRPLIYRLHEDPLFDLRFDAPSRCATLLAEGAIDLGTIPSIEYARADDYRIVPGLSISSLGEVASVALFSRVPVERVRTIAADTSSRTSVALLQILCARRFGIMPDLRPMAPDPERMLAACDAALIIGDPALFLDQDAMGVLKVDLGAEWLALTGQPFVWAMWVGRPGAADAAVIRRLQRARDEGLAHTDEIAADYSRGDGRRAAIGTRYLRDNMRYGLGGSEQAALATYYREAAALGLAPAARTPRLFD
- a CDS encoding Gfo/Idh/MocA family oxidoreductase, yielding MSDVRIAVIGVGHLGKHHARILASLAGARLVAVVDINEARAKDVAAQHGTRALTDSRAVLGDVDAVCVAVPTERHLDVARPFLERGIATLVEKPIARSVEEADALVAAAEQGGAVLAAGHTERYNPAVQASLPLVTTPRFVEVHRLGVFPERSLDIDVVFDLMIHDLDVVSALVRSPVVSIEAVGIPVLTPRVDIANARLRFESGCIANITASRISRDRVRKIRFFQPDAYISIDYAAKEVEAYRLARRDGQRPAIEGGKLPVPQDEPLALELADFVAAARERRQPMVTGEDGRRAVVLADQITREIQAGM
- the lpxI gene encoding UDP-2,3-diacylglucosamine diphosphatase LpxI (LpxI, functionally equivalent to LpxH, replaces it in LPS biosynthesis in a minority of bacteria.), translating into MHIGLIAGNGRFPFLVLDGARSMGHDVTVVAIKEETFPEIDEAAARGGRKSAVHWMSLGQLGKAIDVLKTAGVTRAVMAGQVKHVKIFSGIVPDLTLLSVLRRLTARNTDALISAVADVMREHGIDLIDSTTFLAPLLAREGVLTRRAPTDEERGDFAFGYRIADAIAALDVGQTIAVKHKAVVAVEAMEGTDEVIGRAGYLAGPGVRVVKVAKPGQDMRFDVPVVGLLTMTAMRRAGASALSIDAGKTLVLDGDAFFDSANEAGIAIVGRQR
- a CDS encoding BamA/TamA family outer membrane protein; its protein translation is MRGFDIRTSGPRDPETAIVIGGNKSLLFNAEYLISIAGPVRLVLYYDAGQVQDAGRKFAMRDFRTSTGAEVRFFMPVLNVPFRLIFAYNPQREGVLDNSFRPQQKFNFRFAVGSTF
- the bamA gene encoding outer membrane protein assembly factor BamA, with amino-acid sequence MLIAVGITTSAFAGQQTSPASAGQAPVPQLPAQTPSAALPPAGSPPVVRFVEIKSTKQNDALAIDPETYLYYIQTKPSSAQFGRWVPYSEQVVLEDFKRLWATNFLDDLTIDVKDAPYPNGVIGKHIIFDLEERQRVKIVDYVGSKRVEQAKIEEKLREKNSQIRMDSFIDPGLVQRVRNTVHELYAEKGYLYATVTPEIKPIAGGPKLVHLTFTIDEGPKVKIRDVEFVGNQAISDGKLAGKMKENKARGFFSFITGGGTYKEDKFAEDAEKVTEYYRERGYIGARVGNPELKVLEDSTDKKSRWIQLRIPVTEGQRYRVGDFKFEGQTVVKDEALRPLFKVKAGDWYNEKDIRKGLQKSQEIFGSGGYMEFTGFPDLSPREGQQVKGAPIVDVTMRMQPGKQYFVNRIIFVGNTTTRDNVIRREMRLFEAGVFNTEALKFSIKRLNQLGYFKPLEGNDSINVQKSPSEENKVDVTLKFEEQNRNQLTFGAGVSQFEGFFGQLSFQTSNFLGRGETFTLSAQQGVRAKNYQIAFTEPFLFDRPITAGIDTFIREIRYIGLFTQASAGGNFVFGFPLRDFTRMFVNYSYERTKVKELNDAYLDPEVQARNPFLADSLLLGQGGRRTISKITPSVVHNTVDNPIFPTAGRRYTASIDYAGIGGDTNFYSPTVEGVWYIPQSRRVSIGLRAQAQYIAPCCSSAANTACAASTSGPAGRATPRRPSSSAATRACCSMRST
- a CDS encoding menaquinone biosynthesis decarboxylase is translated as MFNDINDFVAALDKHHELARITEPVSPDLEICAVADRVSKSPGGGPALLFEQPAGFQVPVAVNLFGSMSRICLALGVKTLDELAHQVDELTTPKMPGGLLDAVRMLPMLARIKDVMPRIVKDAPCQEVVRRDGTLDDLPILKCWPEDGGRYITLPLVITKDPETGMRNIGTYRMQVFDGRTTGMHWQRHKGGAQHHRVAERLGRRLDVAVALSPDPVLAYSATAPMPEGLDELMLAGFIRRERVDLVKCVTSDLEVPANAHIVLEGYVEPGERRVEGPFGDHTGFYSLAEEYPVFHLTCITHRKNPTYLTTVVGVPPMEDYYLGKASERIFLPLIRKTLPEIVDMHFPAAGIFHNIVLISIDKRYPGHARKIMNAVWGLGQLMFSKCVVIVDKDVDVQDEHEVAWIAGTHVDPARDIQFTTGPMDDLENASNVPAYGGKMGIDATRKWASEGFTREWPKRIATSEAAGRRAQELWLKIARGWSAK